In the Candidatus Kapaibacterium sp. genome, one interval contains:
- a CDS encoding IS1182 family transposase — protein MRPKFKYYNQSQAFLLPPSLDEMIKETHPVRTINKIIDEIDISDIENNYIGGGATSYSPRMLLKILVYAYMNNVYSSRRIENLVQENIHYMWLSGMQKPDHNTINRFRSKRLASGLKEVFTKVVMLFHKAGILDIKDLYTDGTKIEANANKYSFVWSKNIRTRKEKILQQVNELWKYALQVSAEEMRDVRPQSYEEINPESITETIEEINKVLVKKKIDKNVRAKLTKVKKTWSEQLRKYEAYEKQMNGRNSCSKTDPDAVFMRMKEDRMQNGQLKAAYNWQISTNNQIVVNYSIHQTAGDTSTFIEHIESYKRQYREYPESITADAGYGGHENYKYAEDNKIEAYIKYNYFHKEQKSKWQKDISKSDNLYYNEEQDCYYCPMGQAMENIGEKEKITLNGYKQIVSRYRAKNCVGCQLRATCHEGADNRTIEINKEAKRLREQAKSRLMSPEGVKKRKRRPIEPEAVFGNIKHNKQFRRFLLRGKEKVEIEVGLLALAHNLSKFVA, from the coding sequence ATGAGACCAAAGTTTAAATACTATAATCAATCACAAGCGTTTCTGCTACCTCCATCTCTTGATGAAATGATTAAAGAAACTCATCCTGTTAGGACAATAAACAAAATTATTGATGAAATTGATATAAGCGATATCGAAAACAATTACATCGGTGGTGGCGCGACCAGCTACAGCCCGAGAATGCTTTTGAAAATACTCGTATATGCTTATATGAATAATGTTTATTCAAGCCGACGAATAGAAAATTTAGTGCAAGAAAATATTCATTATATGTGGCTAAGCGGTATGCAAAAGCCGGATCACAATACAATCAATCGCTTCCGCAGTAAACGCTTGGCAAGCGGCTTGAAAGAAGTCTTCACTAAGGTAGTAATGCTATTTCATAAAGCCGGAATTTTGGATATTAAAGATCTATATACAGACGGCACAAAAATAGAAGCAAACGCAAATAAATACAGCTTTGTCTGGAGTAAAAATATCCGAACACGTAAAGAAAAAATATTACAACAAGTCAATGAGTTGTGGAAATACGCACTTCAGGTAAGCGCAGAAGAAATGCGAGACGTCCGACCACAGAGCTACGAAGAGATAAATCCCGAGAGTATAACTGAAACAATAGAAGAAATAAATAAAGTATTGGTAAAAAAAAAGATTGATAAAAATGTACGTGCCAAACTTACAAAAGTGAAGAAAACTTGGTCTGAACAATTAAGGAAATATGAAGCATACGAAAAGCAAATGAACGGTCGCAACAGTTGTTCAAAAACCGACCCTGATGCAGTATTTATGCGAATGAAAGAAGACCGTATGCAGAACGGACAACTAAAAGCCGCTTACAACTGGCAAATAAGTACAAACAATCAAATAGTGGTCAATTACAGTATTCATCAAACAGCCGGTGACACTTCCACATTTATTGAACATATAGAATCATATAAACGCCAATATCGTGAATACCCTGAATCAATCACAGCTGATGCAGGTTATGGGGGTCATGAGAATTACAAATATGCAGAAGACAATAAAATCGAAGCCTATATCAAATACAACTATTTTCATAAAGAGCAGAAAAGCAAGTGGCAGAAAGACATCAGCAAGTCCGACAATTTATATTACAACGAAGAACAAGACTGTTACTATTGCCCAATGGGTCAAGCGATGGAAAATATCGGAGAGAAAGAAAAAATAACTTTGAACGGATACAAACAAATAGTCAGCCGATATAGAGCCAAAAACTGCGTCGGTTGCCAGCTGCGAGCCACTTGCCACGAAGGCGCTGACAATCGAACGATAGAAATAAACAAAGAAGCAAAACGACTAAGAGAGCAAGCAAAATCCCGACTGATGAGTCCTGAAGGTGTGAAAAAACGAAAACGACGACCAATTGAACCGGAAGCGGTTTTTGGCAATATCAAACACAACAAACAATTTAGAAGATTTTTACTGAGAGGCAAAGAAAAAGTAGAAATCGAAGTTGGACTATTGGCTCTAGCCCACAATCTGAGCAAATTTGTAGCTTAA
- a CDS encoding catalase: MANEEKKSKKKNSSKIDDLSVNTENSADKLMTTNQGLKINDNNNSLKAGERGPTLLEDFILREKTTHFDHERIPERIVHARGSGAHGVFKLYDSQNKYTKAAFLNDKTVETPVFVRFSTVAGSRGSSDLARDVRGFAVKFYTSEGNYDLVGNNMPVFFIQDAMKFPDLVHAVKPEPHHEMPQAASAHDTFWDFISLMPESMHMVMWQMSDRSLPRSYRMMEGFGVHTFRLINANNESHFVKFIWKPLLGVHSIAWDEAQNISGKDPDFHRRDLWEAIETGNFPEWELCLQIIPEKDEFKFSFDLLDPTKLIPEELIPVIRVGKMTLNRNPDNFFAETEQIAFHPGHIVPGIDFSNDPLLQGRLFSYTDTQLSRLGGPNFHEIPINRPVCPMHNNQRDGHMRQTINSDKTNYHPNSISGGAPMQAKEAEGGFVSHAERIDAVKVRNRSKSFFDHFSQATMFFHSQSKAEQKHIVDAFTFELGKVEKVYIRERMLGLLTQVDKSLASKVADGLGLHLPKAPEKPMNHGVSADADMKDTEPIHVKPVIDKSEALSMEGTIKDTIKTRKVAFLVANGVNDDSVSIMKKALVAKGAIVKLISLKQGTITTEGGNKITVDGTFMTDASVLYDAVYIPAGKDNITALITEPDSIHFVNEAYKHCKVIATGVESADFLKETFIKEIEFKNLNMEDVGVIIDGNADKFIKCIAKHRFWNREDFRKVPA; the protein is encoded by the coding sequence ATGGCTAATGAAGAAAAAAAATCGAAAAAGAAAAATTCATCTAAAATTGATGACTTGTCAGTTAATACTGAGAATAGTGCAGACAAACTCATGACCACCAATCAAGGTTTAAAAATTAACGACAACAATAACTCGCTCAAAGCCGGAGAACGAGGACCAACGCTATTAGAAGACTTTATTCTGAGGGAAAAAACTACACATTTCGACCACGAACGCATACCGGAACGGATTGTACATGCAAGAGGCAGTGGGGCTCATGGTGTTTTTAAGTTGTATGATTCACAAAACAAATACACTAAAGCGGCTTTCTTGAATGATAAAACAGTCGAAACTCCTGTATTTGTACGCTTTTCAACGGTTGCAGGTTCCAGAGGCTCATCAGATTTGGCAAGAGATGTAAGAGGATTTGCGGTAAAATTTTATACATCGGAAGGTAATTATGATTTGGTAGGAAACAATATGCCCGTATTTTTTATTCAAGATGCTATGAAATTTCCCGACCTTGTTCATGCCGTAAAGCCTGAACCGCATCATGAAATGCCGCAGGCAGCCTCTGCTCACGATACTTTCTGGGATTTTATATCACTGATGCCCGAAAGCATGCACATGGTAATGTGGCAAATGAGCGACAGGTCATTGCCCCGTAGCTATCGTATGATGGAAGGTTTTGGAGTTCATACTTTCCGATTGATTAATGCGAATAATGAAAGCCACTTTGTGAAATTTATTTGGAAACCTCTGCTGGGAGTGCATTCAATAGCATGGGACGAAGCCCAAAATATTTCCGGTAAAGACCCCGATTTCCACAGAAGAGACCTGTGGGAAGCTATCGAAACAGGCAATTTTCCAGAGTGGGAATTATGTTTGCAAATAATACCCGAAAAAGATGAGTTTAAGTTTAGTTTTGATTTGCTTGACCCAACCAAACTAATTCCTGAAGAACTTATTCCCGTAATTCGAGTGGGAAAAATGACACTCAACAGAAATCCTGATAATTTTTTCGCCGAAACAGAGCAAATTGCATTTCATCCCGGGCATATTGTACCGGGAATAGACTTTAGCAACGACCCTTTGTTGCAGGGCAGATTATTTTCTTACACCGATACGCAACTTTCGAGATTGGGAGGTCCGAATTTTCATGAAATTCCAATTAACCGCCCTGTGTGCCCAATGCACAATAATCAGCGTGACGGACATATGAGGCAGACCATAAATTCGGATAAAACAAATTACCATCCTAACAGTATTTCAGGTGGTGCACCGATGCAAGCCAAAGAGGCTGAAGGCGGCTTTGTAAGTCATGCAGAAAGAATTGACGCCGTAAAAGTCCGAAACAGAAGCAAAAGTTTTTTTGACCACTTTAGTCAGGCTACTATGTTCTTCCACAGCCAGTCAAAAGCTGAACAGAAGCATATTGTAGATGCTTTTACTTTTGAATTGGGCAAAGTTGAAAAAGTTTACATAAGAGAAAGGATGCTTGGGTTACTGACGCAGGTTGATAAAAGCTTAGCTTCAAAAGTGGCTGACGGATTGGGATTACACCTTCCGAAAGCTCCTGAAAAGCCAATGAATCATGGTGTTTCAGCTGATGCGGATATGAAGGATACTGAACCTATTCATGTAAAACCGGTGATTGACAAATCCGAAGCTTTAAGCATGGAAGGCACAATTAAAGATACGATTAAGACCAGAAAAGTGGCGTTCCTTGTTGCAAATGGGGTAAATGATGATTCGGTGAGTATAATGAAAAAAGCTTTGGTGGCGAAAGGCGCTATTGTAAAATTAATTTCGCTGAAACAGGGTACCATTACCACTGAAGGCGGCAATAAAATAACTGTGGATGGAACTTTTATGACCGATGCTTCGGTATTGTATGATGCAGTTTATATACCTGCCGGTAAAGACAATATCACAGCCTTAATAACCGAGCCCGATTCGATACATTTTGTGAATGAAGCCTACAAACATTGCAAAGTTATCGCGACAGGAGTGGAAAGTGCCGACTTTTTGAAAGAGACTTTTATAAAAGAGATTGAATTTAAGAATCTGAATATGGAAGATGTTGGAGTAATTATTGATGGCAATGCCGACAAATTTATCAAGTGCATCGCCAAACATCGTTTTTGGAATCGTGAAGATTTCAGAAAAGTGCCGGCTTAA
- the rfbD gene encoding dTDP-4-dehydrorhamnose reductase: MKVFVFGAAGQLGKEFVKIFSAKDNVQLFTFDIVDVDISDFEAISKLFHKLEPELVINCAAYNDTVKAEHHFSPNYPVNSFAPYNLALLCNKFGAKFVHFSSDYVFDGSKSLPYTEDDKCNPVNEYGKAKSIGEQIVLDKFPNSLVFRLSWVYGLGQQNFIYKLFEWSRKQQVLKIVDDEISVPSSVKFIAERVLEALDKDLKGLYHLIPKGYCSRYEWALTIKKHLNLDIEIHPAKIIDFEQKIERPHFSAMSSEKLSEDLGIQFKGWDEDLDDYLLQEREYFKLPPT, encoded by the coding sequence ATGAAAGTGTTCGTATTTGGTGCTGCAGGACAACTCGGTAAAGAATTTGTCAAGATATTCTCAGCTAAAGATAATGTGCAATTATTCACATTTGATATTGTTGATGTTGATATTTCCGATTTTGAAGCTATATCAAAACTATTCCATAAGCTTGAGCCCGAACTCGTTATCAATTGCGCTGCATATAATGATACTGTAAAAGCAGAACATCATTTTTCACCTAATTATCCTGTCAACTCGTTCGCACCTTATAATTTGGCTTTGCTATGTAATAAATTCGGTGCTAAATTTGTTCATTTTAGCTCGGATTATGTTTTTGATGGTTCAAAATCATTGCCTTATACGGAAGATGATAAATGCAACCCTGTAAACGAATACGGAAAAGCAAAGTCAATCGGCGAACAAATAGTTTTAGACAAATTCCCGAATTCATTAGTTTTCCGACTTAGTTGGGTGTATGGTTTGGGACAGCAAAATTTTATCTATAAATTATTTGAATGGTCTCGCAAGCAACAAGTGCTGAAAATTGTTGATGATGAGATTTCGGTTCCATCGTCTGTAAAATTTATTGCAGAGCGTGTTTTGGAAGCATTAGACAAAGATTTAAAGGGCTTATATCATTTAATACCTAAAGGGTATTGCTCGCGTTACGAGTGGGCTTTAACGATTAAAAAGCATTTGAATTTGGATATTGAAATCCATCCTGCTAAAATTATTGATTTTGAGCAGAAAATCGAAAGACCACATTTTTCGGCAATGTCATCGGAAAAATTATCGGAAGATTTAGGAATACAGTTCAAAGGTTGGGACGAGGACCTTGATGATTATTTGCTTCAAGAGCGAGAATATTTCAAATTGCCACCGACGTAA
- the rfbB gene encoding dTDP-glucose 4,6-dehydratase, translated as MKILITGGAGFIGSEFVRQAVSAGHQVAVIDKLTYAADKKRLSGVWNDIEFFEGDIASHDFVMSAFTSFRPESIVHWAAESHVDRSILEPTIFMTSNILGTHNLLEAAKSFEIEKFINISTDEVYGELGESGSFYEDTPLAPNSPYSVSKTSADMLGRAYLRTYGTPVITVRPSNNYGPWQYPEKLVPVVILKALADERIPVYGAGENIREWLYVADCASAVLEILNHGRVGEIYNIGSGNEKRNIDVVKAILDLLGKSHDLIEFVKDRPGHDFRYSLNYDKIANELSWSPKVNFDIGIANTVNWYLQNIDWANGKLHDLRQYWAKVYQK; from the coding sequence ATGAAAATATTGATTACCGGCGGTGCCGGTTTCATTGGCAGTGAATTTGTCAGACAAGCAGTAAGTGCAGGGCATCAAGTTGCCGTAATTGACAAGCTGACCTATGCGGCAGATAAAAAGCGGCTTTCCGGAGTTTGGAATGATATCGAATTTTTCGAGGGCGACATTGCTTCGCATGATTTTGTAATGTCGGCATTTACATCTTTTCGTCCTGAAAGTATTGTTCATTGGGCTGCTGAAAGCCATGTGGATAGAAGCATTTTAGAACCAACAATTTTTATGACCTCAAATATACTTGGAACTCATAATTTGTTGGAAGCGGCAAAATCATTTGAAATCGAAAAATTCATCAATATTTCTACAGACGAAGTTTATGGCGAACTTGGTGAGTCAGGCTCCTTTTATGAAGATACACCGCTTGCACCAAATTCGCCTTATTCAGTGAGCAAAACATCGGCTGATATGCTTGGACGCGCTTATTTGCGTACATATGGCACTCCCGTGATTACCGTGAGACCTTCGAACAACTACGGTCCATGGCAATATCCCGAAAAATTGGTGCCCGTTGTAATTTTAAAAGCGCTTGCCGATGAACGAATTCCCGTTTACGGAGCAGGCGAAAATATTCGCGAGTGGCTTTACGTTGCTGATTGTGCTTCGGCTGTCTTGGAAATTCTGAATCATGGTAGAGTTGGGGAGATATACAATATCGGAAGTGGCAACGAAAAGCGTAACATTGATGTCGTCAAGGCAATTCTTGATTTGCTCGGCAAATCTCACGATTTGATAGAGTTTGTGAAGGACAGACCAGGACACGATTTCCGATATTCCTTGAATTATGACAAGATTGCTAATGAGCTTTCATGGTCTCCCAAAGTCAATTTTGATATTGGAATTGCGAATACAGTGAATTGGTATCTTCAAAATATTGATTGGGCTAACGGAAAACTTCACGATTTGAGACAATATTGGGCGAAGGTTTACCAAAAATGA
- a CDS encoding dTDP-4-dehydrorhamnose 3,5-epimerase, with the protein MKITQVNNLALSELKLIQFARFSDERGYFTETFRQSDFENNAKTVFLVGKQFKQTNESYTHAGFFRGLHFQWNPFMDKLVRCVNGHIIDFALDIRPDSPDFCKIVAQELQCNNQSEFGEWFWVPNGFAHGFYAMEDSLIEYMCTSEWSPGNEASLTIADDRIDWSNCEPDIIALMHKLIKNNTLKMSNKDKIGMNLSQWADSIDARLFKYEA; encoded by the coding sequence ATGAAAATTACTCAGGTCAATAACCTTGCTTTAAGCGAACTGAAACTTATTCAATTCGCCCGATTTAGTGATGAACGCGGATATTTTACCGAGACTTTCCGACAATCAGATTTCGAGAATAATGCTAAAACTGTCTTTCTCGTTGGAAAGCAATTCAAACAAACAAACGAATCCTACACACATGCGGGCTTTTTTCGCGGTTTGCATTTCCAATGGAATCCATTTATGGACAAACTCGTAAGGTGCGTTAACGGTCATATTATTGATTTTGCGCTGGATATTCGCCCCGATTCTCCTGACTTTTGCAAAATCGTGGCTCAAGAACTGCAATGCAACAATCAGAGCGAATTTGGTGAATGGTTTTGGGTGCCGAACGGATTCGCACACGGCTTTTACGCAATGGAAGATTCGCTTATCGAATATATGTGCACATCCGAATGGTCACCAGGCAATGAAGCGTCATTGACAATTGCAGATGACCGGATTGATTGGTCTAATTGCGAACCGGATATAATTGCTTTGATGCACAAACTCATTAAAAATAACACATTGAAAATGAGCAACAAGGATAAAATTGGGATGAATCTGAGCCAATGGGCGGATTCGATTGATGCAAGATTATTCAAATATGAGGCATAA
- the wecB gene encoding UDP-N-acetylglucosamine 2-epimerase (non-hydrolyzing), giving the protein MSKIINIVGARPNFMKIAPLMKAYAGSDSLEPILLHTGQHYDAKMSSLFFDELGIPKPDINLEVGSDTQAKQVAKIMERFEDVCFSVKPDAILVVGDVNSTMACSIVAAKLGIKIVHLEAGLRSFDRTMPEEINRLVTDALADLLLTPSADADQNLSNEGVSKSKVFRVGNIMIDTLFMFLPKAELSPILDDLKLRSGEFSLVTLHRPSNVDEKEGIQSIMNTLNEISSDIDIIFPMHPRTKENLRKFGINLNALNPRLQICEPLGYLDFQKLMSNSKFVITDSGGVQEETTALKIPCITLRENTERPITILEGSNVIAGKDMQKLLEYANQAIAGNWKQSQIPEMWDGKTAKRVIEVLEGNL; this is encoded by the coding sequence ATGTCAAAAATTATTAACATTGTCGGGGCGCGCCCCAATTTCATGAAGATTGCTCCATTGATGAAAGCATACGCGGGTTCTGATTCCTTGGAGCCTATTTTGCTTCACACCGGGCAACATTACGATGCCAAAATGTCGTCTCTTTTTTTTGATGAGCTTGGCATCCCCAAGCCGGATATCAATCTCGAAGTCGGTTCGGACACCCAAGCCAAACAAGTTGCCAAAATTATGGAACGCTTCGAAGATGTTTGCTTTAGCGTCAAACCTGACGCCATTCTCGTCGTCGGCGATGTCAATTCAACTATGGCTTGCAGTATTGTCGCTGCCAAACTCGGAATCAAGATTGTCCATCTCGAAGCGGGTTTGCGAAGTTTCGACCGCACTATGCCGGAGGAAATCAACCGATTGGTTACCGATGCTCTTGCAGACTTGTTGTTGACTCCATCTGCAGATGCAGACCAAAACCTATCGAATGAGGGAGTGAGCAAATCGAAAGTTTTTCGTGTCGGCAATATAATGATTGACACATTATTTATGTTCTTGCCCAAAGCGGAACTTTCACCTATTCTTGATGATTTAAAGCTCCGAAGCGGTGAATTCAGCCTTGTCACTTTGCACCGCCCATCAAATGTGGACGAGAAGGAAGGAATCCAGAGCATAATGAATACTTTGAATGAAATTTCCTCCGATATAGATATTATTTTCCCAATGCACCCACGCACTAAGGAAAATTTGCGGAAGTTTGGCATAAATTTGAATGCTCTGAATCCGAGACTTCAAATTTGCGAGCCGCTTGGCTATCTCGATTTCCAAAAATTAATGTCTAACTCGAAATTTGTAATCACAGACAGCGGCGGAGTGCAAGAGGAGACTACTGCACTGAAAATACCGTGCATCACATTGCGCGAAAATACTGAACGCCCAATTACGATATTGGAAGGCTCGAACGTCATTGCCGGAAAAGATATGCAGAAATTGTTGGAATACGCCAATCAAGCAATTGCGGGAAATTGGAAGCAAAGCCAAATCCCGGAAATGTGGGACGGCAAAACTGCTAAAAGGGTGATAGAAGTTTTGGAAGGGAATTTATAA
- a CDS encoding T9SS type A sorting domain-containing protein, with the protein MKTLIIFLLFLSYNAGILYSQTDRCSTQTTEAVRTDPNNAINERYPSKTNTDGRILNWMDKQFDVNCMFFHSGVNRIESPFNQTNNIFVNHFLDNKDNKPEDGWELICRQFGYNDDGLLDTDENNPYLVLYNRYLGLIRVFALVGNNKADYSYGKISMRFLSGDEHVTTSLLDFAISDSLKPFRALNDFPSRASGIDFNNYSMHNLFRRVSNMYNWFYADFPVNYDPCTCLSKSKLFFEVEMMTQANLNMTGTLEKTVVDLGNSYNNDNSALIDDTGKSLTLSGFGGNIVETFKSFNRFNVGLKHYIKEFHKSDSLKKDKALASLNVFNETLREGMATDALKIMPEVGNISEMLDYFIIGGKTYPTTIKHAPTAIQSNLAVSGSITAYKFQSIIFWNPGSNFTSSSFDDRQYPIYDQVLGTFNLLRAPKIAVNKSSFVECKSKKLRIFPRKVRFDNRYTISDTFSVNLHEQIQYVLNPVAFSTNPDDVTILASIEFDLEPTKYLYFRGTDISATGLEHVKDNTYRSKYFPIQCLTDEYFKFVVTTDATDFWHKEECGELSVNPISLTNFKVRLLNFYKRNDLENHPNADDIMEMRTYLIGEIVYTENLNNTDDYSISGYHESLVLENTTISSDITAWGDIEIGENVTVSGSNTYYIKSIYGSTYVKNGANVVPNLILQSGHKSACNIPMYAPVSFDDVMDFCKSNSKDGYRPEIRRMGPSSMFYEDALHYSNIEPSHTLSLDVYPSPAHSTVNIKFDHSESQNIRIVISNPLGKILAIPVDNSNHPHGEFTIPIDVSHFSQGVYFCTLYSPQGIITKSFVVVK; encoded by the coding sequence ATGAAAACTCTAATCATTTTTTTACTCTTCTTATCTTACAATGCTGGAATCCTTTATAGCCAAACAGATAGGTGTTCAACACAGACTACAGAGGCTGTAAGAACAGACCCGAACAATGCGATTAACGAAAGATATCCAAGCAAGACCAATACAGATGGTAGAATTTTAAATTGGATGGATAAGCAATTTGATGTTAATTGTATGTTTTTTCATTCTGGTGTAAACCGCATTGAATCACCTTTCAATCAGACTAATAATATTTTTGTAAATCACTTTTTAGATAATAAGGATAACAAACCGGAGGACGGTTGGGAACTGATCTGTCGCCAATTTGGATATAACGATGATGGCTTACTTGATACAGATGAAAACAATCCCTACTTGGTACTATACAACAGATACTTAGGTCTTATAAGAGTGTTTGCCTTAGTTGGTAATAATAAAGCAGATTACTCATATGGCAAAATTTCAATGAGGTTTCTGTCGGGTGATGAACATGTTACTACTTCCTTGTTAGATTTCGCTATTTCAGACTCTTTAAAACCATTTCGTGCACTGAATGATTTCCCTTCACGAGCAAGTGGAATTGACTTTAATAACTATAGTATGCATAATTTGTTTAGAAGGGTAAGCAACATGTATAATTGGTTTTATGCTGATTTCCCGGTAAATTATGACCCATGTACTTGTTTGTCCAAGTCGAAATTATTTTTTGAAGTTGAAATGATGACTCAAGCTAATTTGAATATGACCGGCACTTTAGAAAAAACAGTTGTTGATTTAGGGAATTCTTATAACAATGATAACTCTGCTTTGATTGATGATACAGGAAAATCGTTGACTTTGTCCGGATTTGGTGGCAATATTGTAGAAACTTTTAAAAGTTTTAACAGATTCAATGTCGGTTTGAAACACTACATTAAGGAATTTCACAAAAGTGATAGTCTGAAGAAAGATAAAGCATTGGCATCTTTGAATGTTTTTAACGAAACACTTCGCGAAGGCATGGCAACTGATGCATTGAAAATTATGCCTGAAGTCGGGAATATTAGCGAGATGCTTGATTATTTCATAATTGGTGGCAAAACTTACCCAACAACGATTAAACATGCACCAACTGCTATCCAATCAAATTTGGCGGTCTCCGGTTCAATCACTGCTTATAAGTTTCAGAGTATAATCTTTTGGAATCCCGGTTCAAACTTCACAAGTTCTTCATTCGATGATAGGCAATATCCAATTTACGACCAAGTGCTTGGCACCTTCAATCTCTTAAGGGCGCCCAAAATTGCTGTCAATAAATCAAGCTTTGTTGAATGCAAAAGTAAAAAGTTGCGTATATTTCCTAGAAAAGTAAGATTCGATAATAGATATACAATTAGCGATACTTTCTCGGTCAATTTGCACGAACAAATTCAATATGTGCTCAATCCTGTGGCTTTCAGTACCAATCCCGATGATGTTACCATTTTAGCATCTATTGAATTCGATTTGGAACCCACAAAATATTTATACTTTCGGGGAACCGATATCAGTGCGACGGGTTTGGAACATGTTAAGGATAATACTTATCGAAGCAAATATTTCCCAATTCAATGCTTGACAGATGAGTACTTCAAATTTGTTGTCACTACAGACGCTACTGATTTTTGGCACAAAGAAGAATGCGGCGAACTATCAGTAAACCCTATTAGCCTAACTAATTTCAAAGTCAGATTGCTCAATTTTTATAAGAGGAATGACTTGGAAAATCATCCAAATGCCGATGATATTATGGAAATGAGAACATACCTAATTGGAGAAATTGTTTACACAGAGAATTTGAACAACACTGATGATTATTCAATTTCGGGCTACCATGAATCATTAGTGCTCGAAAATACTACGATATCATCCGATATAACTGCTTGGGGCGATATTGAAATAGGGGAGAATGTCACTGTGTCAGGTTCAAATACATATTATATCAAGTCAATTTATGGTAGCACTTATGTTAAAAATGGGGCAAATGTAGTACCAAACTTGATATTGCAATCAGGGCATAAAAGTGCTTGTAATATACCTATGTATGCGCCCGTTTCGTTTGATGATGTAATGGATTTTTGCAAATCTAACTCGAAAGACGGTTATCGTCCCGAGATTAGGCGGATGGGACCAAGCAGTATGTTTTATGAAGATGCCTTGCATTATTCTAATATCGAACCGTCGCATACATTGAGTTTGGATGTTTATCCTTCACCGGCTCATTCGACAGTGAACATCAAATTTGACCATTCCGAATCACAAAATATTAGAATTGTGATAAGCAACCCCTTAGGAAAAATACTTGCCATTCCCGTTGACAACTCAAATCATCCACATGGAGAATTCACTATACCAATAGATGTCAGTCATTTTTCACAAGGAGTATATTTTTGTACATTATATAGCCCACAAGGAATAATCACAAAAAGCTTCGTAGTAGTTAAGTAA
- the rfbA gene encoding glucose-1-phosphate thymidylyltransferase RfbA — MKTKGIILAGGKGTRLYPMTNIFSKQLQAVYDKPMIYYPLSTLMLAGIREVLIISTPEDTPNYKKLLGDGSQFGITIEYKIQDTPGGLPQAFIIGEQFIGDSQVCLILGDNLFYGKLDFLRDGIANNHGGTIFAYHVDNPTEYGVVEFDHNHKVLSIEEKPLVPKSKYAIPGLYIFNSKVAAYSRELKPSVRGEIEITDLHKHYLRDNELDVVTIGRGVAWLDTGTPQSLLEAGVFIQTIEKRQGTKIACLEEIALQQDFIDLDSYQKLIGSLPECDYKNYCKKIINEYNR; from the coding sequence ATGAAAACGAAAGGTATCATTCTCGCCGGTGGAAAGGGGACAAGATTATACCCTATGACCAATATTTTTTCTAAACAGTTGCAAGCTGTTTATGATAAACCGATGATTTATTACCCGCTTTCGACATTGATGTTGGCAGGTATTCGTGAAGTATTAATCATATCTACACCCGAAGACACTCCAAATTACAAAAAATTATTGGGTGACGGCTCTCAATTCGGGATTACAATCGAATATAAGATTCAAGATACTCCGGGTGGATTGCCCCAAGCATTTATCATAGGCGAACAATTTATAGGCGATTCCCAAGTTTGCCTGATTCTTGGCGATAATCTTTTCTATGGCAAGCTTGATTTTTTACGTGATGGAATAGCAAACAATCATGGTGGAACAATTTTTGCTTATCATGTAGATAATCCAACCGAATATGGTGTTGTAGAATTCGACCACAATCATAAAGTTTTGAGCATAGAGGAGAAGCCCTTGGTGCCAAAATCCAAATACGCTATTCCGGGATTGTATATTTTCAATTCTAAGGTCGCCGCTTATTCTCGTGAACTCAAACCGAGTGTGCGTGGTGAAATCGAAATCACCGACCTTCACAAGCACTATTTGCGAGATAATGAACTCGATGTGGTGACTATCGGCAGAGGAGTGGCATGGCTTGATACCGGTACACCTCAATCATTGCTCGAAGCAGGTGTCTTTATTCAAACTATCGAAAAACGCCAAGGTACAAAAATTGCTTGTTTGGAGGAAATTGCCTTGCAACAAGATTTCATTGATTTGGATTCTTACCAAAAATTAATTGGCAGCTTACCCGAATGCGATTACAAAAATTATTGCAAAAAAATTATAAACGAGTATAATAGATGA